A window from Methanobrevibacter sp. encodes these proteins:
- a CDS encoding 3-methyl-2-oxobutanoate dehydrogenase subunit VorB: MSNQMVKGNTAVIIGAMYAGCDCFFGYPITPASEILHEASKYFPMVGRKFVQAESEEASINMVYGASGTGHRVMTASSGPGISLMQEGFTFLAGAELPAVIVDIMRAGPGLGNIGPEQGDYNQIVKGGGHGNYKNIVLAPNSVQEMCDLTMKAFELADKWRNPVVVLADGTLGQMAEPLEFPTEAINPEIDESWAVRGNKETMENLITSIFNDFDELEDFNYSLQEKYEKINAEEVVFEEYQVEDADIVLVSYGISSRIARSAVDKGREKGVKVGLLRPITLSPFPTERIKELSNKGVEFISVEMSNGQLLADVQFAALKREKTHIVSRMGGNLIELKQVLAKIYEIAGIEDEDLDLSKKSQEKASQNIID; encoded by the coding sequence ATGAGTAATCAAATGGTAAAAGGAAATACTGCAGTTATTATTGGTGCAATGTATGCCGGTTGCGACTGCTTTTTTGGATACCCAATTACACCTGCAAGTGAAATCCTACACGAAGCATCAAAATACTTCCCTATGGTTGGAAGAAAATTTGTTCAGGCTGAAAGTGAAGAAGCATCAATCAATATGGTTTACGGAGCATCCGGAACTGGTCACAGAGTTATGACCGCATCATCAGGACCCGGCATTAGCTTAATGCAAGAGGGATTTACATTTCTTGCAGGTGCGGAATTGCCTGCAGTTATTGTAGACATTATGAGAGCAGGACCGGGACTTGGAAATATCGGCCCAGAACAAGGAGATTACAATCAAATCGTTAAAGGAGGAGGTCATGGAAACTATAAAAACATAGTTTTAGCTCCAAACAGCGTTCAGGAAATGTGTGATTTAACAATGAAAGCATTTGAACTTGCGGATAAATGGAGAAACCCTGTTGTTGTTTTGGCTGACGGTACCTTAGGCCAGATGGCAGAACCATTAGAATTCCCAACCGAAGCCATTAATCCTGAAATTGATGAATCATGGGCAGTCAGGGGAAACAAAGAAACTATGGAAAATCTCATTACATCAATCTTTAATGATTTTGATGAACTTGAAGATTTCAACTACAGCCTTCAGGAAAAATATGAGAAAATCAATGCTGAAGAAGTTGTTTTTGAAGAGTACCAAGTTGAAGACGCAGATATTGTTTTAGTGTCATATGGTATCAGCAGCAGAATCGCAAGGTCTGCCGTTGATAAAGGTCGTGAAAAAGGCGTGAAAGTCGGACTTTTAAGACCGATTACATTATCCCCATTCCCAACTGAAAGAATTAAAGAGTTGTCCAACAAAGGTGTTGAATTTATCTCAGTTGAAATGAGTAATGGTCAATTGTTGGCGGATGTGCAATTTGCAGCACTTAAAAGAGAAAAAACTCACATTGTAAGCAGAATGGGTGGAAACTTAATTGAATTAAAACAGGTTCTTGCTAAAATTTATGAAATAGCTGGCATTGAAGATGAAGACTTGGACTTGTCTAAAAAAAGTCAAGAGAAAGCCAGCCAAAACATTATTGATTAA
- a CDS encoding 4Fe-4S dicluster domain-containing protein, producing MIDEEISYPVINKEICKGCMRCIIGCPQNAILLSEDMNNAGYQFAYYSGNGCTGCKDCYFTCPEPLALEVHQIKNIANNSIAKMIKSKVASQKGGK from the coding sequence ATGATAGACGAAGAAATATCTTACCCCGTTATTAATAAAGAGATTTGCAAAGGATGTATGAGATGCATAATTGGATGTCCTCAGAATGCAATATTGCTTAGTGAAGATATGAATAATGCAGGATATCAATTTGCTTATTATAGTGGAAATGGTTGTACAGGATGCAAAGACTGTTATTTTACCTGTCCTGAACCATTAGCCCTAGAGGTGCATCAAATAAAAAATATTGCCAATAACTCAATTGCAAAAATGATTAAATCCAAAGTAGCTAGCCAAAAGGGAGGTAAATAA
- a CDS encoding AMP-binding protein, with protein MTSLIRNFVERVDFNSYEDFYKNFKLKFEPDFNFGFDVVDRYAEIDPDKVALIWTNDNGEDRTFTFKDMKEYSNRTVNLLKKIGIEKGDKVMLTLKNRYEWWFCMVALHKLGAVAIPATHMLKLHDIDFRLKQAEVKAVITVEEDSLLPDYEEAEKELNWELKKLVIETDREGWINFNKELAKESPVYERPIGDENPMADEVFLIYFTSGTSGLPKMVSHRHTYCLGHIPTAKYWHNVVEDGIHHSAADTGWGKAVWGNIYGQWISGTSIFIYDYERFNGIKLLEKIIENKVNTFCAPPTVYRFLIKENIKGYDFSNLSYVTTAGEPLPPEVSEKFYEISGLRIKEGFGQTETTLSIGTFIWLDAKIGSIGKPSPLYNLKLLDENNNPVDIGEEGELCFDISDGATPGLFKEYYKDPVKQAAQCYGGYYHCGDTAWVDEDGYVHFIGRNDDIIKSSGYRIGPYEVESAVLSHEAVLHCAITAYPDEVRGQIVKATIVLQPEFEPSDKLTKDIQNHVKKVTAPYKYPRMVEYVDEIPETISGKTRRVEIREKDHKEFN; from the coding sequence ATGACATCATTAATAAGAAATTTTGTTGAAAGAGTTGATTTTAACTCTTATGAAGACTTTTATAAAAATTTTAAGCTTAAATTTGAACCAGATTTCAACTTCGGATTTGATGTGGTCGACAGATATGCCGAAATAGATCCGGACAAAGTTGCTTTAATCTGGACTAACGACAATGGAGAAGACCGCACATTCACTTTTAAGGATATGAAAGAATATTCCAACAGGACTGTTAATTTACTTAAAAAAATAGGCATTGAAAAAGGCGACAAAGTAATGCTTACCTTAAAAAACAGATACGAATGGTGGTTCTGCATGGTTGCATTGCACAAGCTTGGCGCAGTAGCCATTCCTGCAACCCACATGTTAAAACTTCATGATATCGATTTTAGATTAAAGCAGGCCGAAGTAAAAGCAGTTATTACAGTTGAAGAGGATTCTTTACTTCCGGATTATGAAGAAGCTGAAAAAGAATTAAACTGGGAATTAAAAAAACTCGTTATTGAAACCGACAGAGAAGGATGGATTAATTTTAACAAAGAGCTTGCAAAGGAAAGTCCTGTTTATGAAAGACCAATCGGTGATGAAAACCCTATGGCTGATGAAGTATTCCTAATCTACTTTACATCAGGAACTAGCGGACTTCCTAAAATGGTTTCACATAGACATACTTACTGTTTAGGACACATTCCAACTGCAAAATACTGGCATAACGTTGTAGAGGACGGAATCCATCACAGCGCAGCCGATACAGGATGGGGCAAAGCGGTATGGGGAAATATTTACGGACAATGGATTTCCGGAACTTCAATCTTTATTTATGATTATGAAAGATTTAACGGAATAAAATTGCTTGAAAAGATTATTGAAAACAAAGTAAATACTTTCTGTGCACCTCCGACTGTTTACAGATTCTTAATTAAAGAAAATATCAAGGGATATGACTTTTCAAATTTAAGTTATGTTACAACAGCAGGCGAACCACTTCCTCCAGAAGTATCTGAAAAATTCTATGAGATTTCAGGTTTAAGAATTAAAGAAGGATTTGGACAAACTGAAACAACATTATCTATCGGAACATTTATCTGGTTGGATGCAAAAATCGGTTCAATCGGTAAACCGTCTCCACTTTACAACTTAAAGTTATTAGATGAAAACAATAATCCTGTTGACATTGGTGAAGAAGGAGAACTCTGTTTTGATATATCAGATGGAGCGACACCAGGATTATTCAAAGAATACTATAAAGATCCTGTAAAGCAGGCAGCTCAATGCTATGGAGGATACTACCACTGCGGAGATACTGCATGGGTGGATGAAGACGGATACGTTCACTTTATCGGAAGAAATGATGACATTATCAAATCTTCAGGTTACCGTATTGGACCCTATGAAGTAGAAAGTGCAGTACTATCCCACGAAGCGGTCTTGCACTGTGCAATTACTGCTTATCCTGATGAAGTAAGAGGTCAAATCGTTAAAGCGACAATTGTGTTGCAGCCTGAATTTGAACCATCAGACAAACTCACAAAAGACATTCAAAATCATGTTAAAAAAGTTACAGCTCCTTATAAATACCCTAGAATGGTTGAATATGTTGATGAAATTCCGGAAACCATCAGCGGTAAAACAAGAAGAGTTGAAATCAGAGAAAAAGATCACAAAGAATTTAATTAG
- a CDS encoding helix-turn-helix domain-containing protein, with translation MFILNEYNKDIGNRIRELRELSDITISEITSELNIKQETYIQYENGEVDIPASFLYELAHIFKVDLGLLLTGNESRMSIFDVTRANKGVSVNRRKEYTHENLCSKFIHKKAETFLVVVDPEENPIPSLNSHPGQEFNYVLEGTLKIYIHNNEIILNEGDCIFFDSAHRHAMVALNDKPAKFLAVII, from the coding sequence GTGTTTATTTTGAATGAATACAACAAAGATATTGGAAACAGAATTAGAGAATTGAGAGAGTTATCAGACATTACAATTAGTGAAATTACATCTGAATTGAATATTAAACAGGAAACTTACATTCAATATGAAAACGGAGAAGTAGACATCCCTGCAAGCTTCTTATACGAACTTGCACATATTTTTAAAGTTGATTTAGGATTATTATTAACCGGTAATGAAAGTAGGATGAGTATTTTTGATGTTACTCGTGCAAATAAAGGAGTTTCAGTTAACAGACGAAAAGAATACACTCACGAAAACTTATGTTCCAAATTTATTCATAAAAAAGCTGAAACGTTCCTTGTTGTTGTGGATCCTGAAGAAAACCCTATCCCTTCACTTAACTCACACCCAGGACAAGAATTTAACTACGTCCTTGAAGGTACATTAAAAATATACATCCACAATAATGAGATAATACTCAACGAAGGAGATTGTATATTCTTCGACTCAGCCCATAGACATGCAATGGTAGCGCTAAACGATAAACCCGCTAAATTTTTAGCAGTAATCATATAA
- a CDS encoding NAD-dependent epimerase/dehydratase family protein — protein MRNKRVLITGGLGFIGSHLSNELLKHNKVRIIDDLSTGNIKNIDNINDSKLEIIHEDLTKVDFDEITKDVHYIFHVAAMANVFQCNEDPARCNDINLNATIRLLESAAKNNVKKVVFSSSSAVYGNNANLPLKETEKTNPISPYGLSKANCELYLKFFHNVYGLNYASLRYFNIFGQKQCLNGEYSAAIPNFILNLLNNKQVEIHGDGNQTRDFIFIDDVVKANIKVCESEFNGIVNVASGRELSINEIYATIKDLLNSDLEPKYLAKRENDIERSVADINKMKKINLKASQDDLKENLIKTIEWYKKN, from the coding sequence ATGAGAAATAAACGCGTTTTAATAACCGGAGGACTTGGGTTTATTGGCTCACACCTTTCAAACGAATTACTAAAACACAATAAAGTTAGAATAATTGATGATTTATCAACGGGAAATATCAAAAATATAGATAATATAAACGATTCAAAATTAGAAATAATACATGAAGACCTCACTAAAGTGGATTTTGATGAGATAACAAAAGATGTACACTACATTTTTCATGTTGCTGCAATGGCAAACGTTTTTCAGTGCAATGAAGATCCTGCAAGATGCAATGATATAAATCTCAATGCAACCATAAGGCTTTTAGAATCAGCTGCTAAAAATAATGTTAAAAAAGTCGTGTTTTCGTCTTCATCAGCAGTTTATGGAAATAATGCTAACTTGCCTTTAAAAGAAACAGAAAAGACAAACCCCATATCTCCATATGGACTATCAAAAGCAAACTGCGAATTATATTTGAAATTTTTCCACAATGTTTACGGTCTAAACTATGCATCATTGAGATATTTTAATATCTTTGGTCAAAAACAATGCTTGAACGGAGAATATTCCGCAGCAATTCCTAATTTTATTTTAAATCTTTTAAATAACAAACAGGTTGAAATCCATGGTGATGGAAATCAGACAAGAGATTTTATTTTCATAGATGATGTTGTTAAAGCCAATATAAAAGTTTGTGAATCTGAGTTTAATGGAATAGTAAATGTTGCATCCGGTCGGGAATTAAGCATTAATGAAATATATGCAACAATCAAAGACCTTTTAAACAGTGATTTAGAACCTAAATATCTTGCAAAAAGAGAAAATGATATTGAAAGATCAGTTGCAGACATTAATAAAATGAAAAAAATTAATTTAAAAGCAAGTCAGGATGATTTAAAAGAGAATTTGATTAAGACCATCGAATGGTATAAAAAAAATTAA
- a CDS encoding energy-converting hydrogenase A subunit A EhaA, with protein sequence MFNLIDNTLVFASYGNIFGLSNITISPMDIVLAYLVAILISIIVAFALKIPLLPSKPYRYSFDVSAIYPTPIISMGVFSIFLVLNYTFMYNGLVLAVIIGILSALFVKYLFDFVFPKPLNEDERDEINE encoded by the coding sequence ATGTTTAATTTGATAGATAATACACTAGTCTTTGCTTCTTATGGCAACATATTTGGACTTAGTAATATTACTATTAGCCCTATGGATATTGTTTTAGCATATCTTGTGGCCATTTTAATTTCAATAATTGTGGCTTTTGCTTTAAAAATTCCATTATTGCCAAGCAAACCATATAGGTATTCTTTTGATGTTAGTGCGATATATCCAACTCCGATTATTTCCATGGGCGTTTTTTCAATTTTTTTAGTTTTAAATTATACGTTCATGTATAATGGACTGGTTTTAGCAGTCATAATTGGAATTTTATCTGCATTATTTGTGAAATATTTATTTGATTTTGTATTTCCAAAACCTCTAAATGAAGATGAAAGGGATGAGATTAATGAATGA
- a CDS encoding DUF2109 domain-containing protein, which translates to MYVEIIGIIVLFAALRALVTRNRAERLLYLNVIGFGVSAIIALVINTPFALVVAAAFFICSTISANAIAYTLKRLDEEILLE; encoded by the coding sequence ATGTATGTTGAAATTATTGGCATTATTGTTCTATTTGCAGCATTGAGGGCTTTGGTAACAAGAAATAGGGCAGAAAGACTTTTATATTTAAATGTTATAGGATTTGGAGTATCTGCGATTATTGCATTGGTGATTAATACTCCATTTGCTCTTGTTGTTGCTGCTGCATTCTTTATATGTTCTACAATTAGTGCAAATGCGATTGCTTATACCTTAAAAAGGTTAGATGAGGAGATACTTTTGGAGTAG
- a CDS encoding EhaD family protein: MEFFVSIIAIALILIGTFGIVLLEKPLDKVIMFSILDAGFVLVIVLFKYLDVAMFASLAGPLSTLVFILSIVKINEIRKKKLVSGDADD; encoded by the coding sequence ATGGAATTTTTCGTATCAATAATTGCAATCGCTTTAATACTTATCGGAACATTTGGTATTGTGCTTCTTGAAAAGCCATTGGATAAAGTTATAATGTTTTCAATACTTGATGCAGGATTCGTACTGGTGATTGTGCTGTTTAAATATCTGGATGTTGCGATGTTTGCATCATTGGCAGGACCATTATCTACTTTGGTATTCATCTTGTCTATTGTTAAAATTAATGAGATTAGAAAAAAGAAACTTGTAAGTGGTGATGCAGATGATTAG
- a CDS encoding DUF2107 family protein: protein MISVPLFFYFGIFLAIVGSIATAWGPGVNDPIVRTFNTEVAAIGVCLVLLCYNHVLALLTLLATTVIISLILFRAIIRLEEMGADV from the coding sequence ATGATTAGTGTTCCGTTATTCTTTTACTTTGGAATTTTTCTTGCAATTGTAGGAAGTATTGCTACTGCATGGGGTCCCGGTGTTAATGACCCGATTGTTAGAACATTCAATACTGAAGTAGCAGCTATTGGTGTATGTTTGGTGCTATTGTGCTATAATCATGTTTTGGCATTGTTGACATTGCTTGCGACTACTGTTATTATTAGTTTAATTTTATTTAGAGCCATCATTCGTTTAGAAGAAATGGGGGCAGATGTATGA
- a CDS encoding EhaF family protein produces the protein MRIGVLWNKLAEPKNIPRLFAFSLGIILIIGLIVPMALNPDQIYVRPAPQEQIDEGLAIAPYDRGGEVLVQPGIINPQYPDNSVKLGMITAYLSPIAQWVSSISPYFGTSIYSSPGGLIDEILYYTRGFDTILESSILMMSFIIASWLSVNYTMNRKNDKAEIKKDVEKAINNSAKIANEVSNSDAKARLKQLRRDN, from the coding sequence ATGAGAATTGGAGTTTTATGGAACAAACTGGCTGAACCTAAAAATATTCCCAGATTATTTGCTTTTAGTTTAGGGATTATTTTGATTATAGGCCTTATTGTCCCAATGGCTTTGAATCCGGATCAGATTTATGTCAGACCTGCTCCCCAAGAGCAAATCGATGAGGGTCTGGCTATTGCTCCTTATGATAGGGGCGGTGAAGTCTTAGTGCAGCCTGGAATTATCAATCCCCAATATCCGGATAATTCTGTTAAATTGGGAATGATAACTGCATACTTATCTCCAATTGCACAATGGGTGTCTTCAATATCTCCGTATTTTGGAACATCAATTTATTCATCTCCTGGCGGTCTTATTGATGAGATTTTATATTATACAAGAGGATTCGATACCATTTTAGAATCTTCCATACTGATGATGTCATTTATCATTGCTTCATGGTTATCAGTTAACTATACTATGAATAGGAAAAATGACAAAGCCGAGATTAAAAAAGATGTTGAGAAGGCAATTAACAATTCGGCAAAAATAGCCAATGAAGTTAGCAATAGCGATGCTAAAGCCAGATTGAAACAATTGAGGAGGGATAATTAA
- a CDS encoding EhaG family protein, which yields MVVIPAFVPAEFLSMYLPAIYAGLIVGFIGTMAIAMKREEIHILILTDIVGLAMIFVVSAVGTDLAEALILPGLVVELAETLAISEILITREMRIIEANPRKNLSRSASLFPQPFALNMEVLNTAPNFIALILIGYGIFLTGFTGGAVAGGGIVLYALSKKARGLPVLILDGIAGVSGIAWCLWIIGFLLFFVTPQYWLLSLFLAACGLLLKVASKVGLIGLLMREDIDKE from the coding sequence ATGGTGGTCATACCTGCTTTTGTTCCCGCTGAGTTTTTAAGTATGTATCTGCCTGCAATCTATGCAGGATTAATTGTTGGTTTTATTGGAACAATGGCAATAGCAATGAAAAGGGAAGAGATTCATATTCTTATCCTAACCGACATTGTGGGTCTTGCTATGATATTTGTCGTGTCTGCTGTTGGAACAGATTTGGCGGAGGCATTGATTTTGCCTGGTTTGGTAGTTGAGCTTGCAGAAACTCTGGCTATTTCAGAAATTTTAATTACAAGAGAAATGCGTATAATTGAGGCCAATCCTAGAAAAAATTTATCTAGATCCGCTTCTTTATTCCCTCAACCATTTGCATTGAACATGGAAGTTTTAAATACTGCTCCAAATTTCATTGCACTGATATTAATTGGTTATGGTATTTTCTTAACAGGTTTTACTGGAGGTGCAGTAGCTGGTGGTGGAATTGTATTGTATGCACTGTCTAAAAAAGCAAGAGGACTTCCTGTACTCATTTTAGATGGTATTGCGGGAGTTTCTGGTATTGCATGGTGTTTGTGGATAATAGGATTTTTATTATTCTTCGTAACTCCTCAATATTGGTTATTGAGTTTATTCTTGGCAGCATGCGGATTATTATTAAAAGTAGCTTCAAAAGTTGGTTTGATTGGACTGCTTATGAGAGAGGACATAGACAAGGAGTAA
- a CDS encoding DUF788 domain-containing protein — MDGQKSLCIILLVLSTIAILACLVINFESWIVYTVAIFGIPVWVLSLGLLTMAKPRPEDVEERVKEPFTGY; from the coding sequence ATGGATGGTCAAAAAAGTTTATGTATTATTTTATTGGTATTATCAACAATAGCTATTCTTGCGTGTTTGGTTATAAACTTTGAATCATGGATTGTTTATACTGTAGCTATCTTTGGTATACCTGTATGGGTGTTATCTTTAGGTCTGCTGACAATGGCTAAACCAAGACCTGAAGACGTAGAAGAAAGGGTGAAAGAACCATTTACTGGATATTAG
- a CDS encoding respiratory chain complex I subunit 1 family protein yields the protein MNLMANILIQVIIAFLAGSLLLGLHRKVMARVQKRPGPPIVQQLLHSLKFFFKETAIPKTVSKIFYIGIVFTLALIWIVGVIAGPVAHDSLLIIFAVYAVYKIVEHNAGSSSGSPYGKLSCVRAVLSAATELPLFAAIIFVYLITGSMNIGEIINYQSVHGPLIFSIPLAALMFFMLIITKSPYSPFAITKDKALVSGFETEHFGFLRGFMLFSESIAWYVLLWVFLTIFFGPLNAVGYLIGMIAITFITGFINATTPVLSPNHSVMALITVGAICFFGTIIMIFGGVVL from the coding sequence ATGAATTTAATGGCAAATATTTTAATTCAAGTGATTATTGCGTTTCTGGCCGGAAGCTTGCTTCTGGGTTTGCATAGAAAAGTTATGGCACGTGTTCAAAAACGTCCTGGACCACCTATTGTCCAACAGCTGCTGCACTCTTTGAAATTTTTCTTTAAAGAAACTGCAATTCCTAAAACTGTTTCAAAGATATTTTACATAGGTATTGTATTTACATTGGCTTTGATTTGGATTGTTGGTGTTATTGCAGGTCCTGTGGCTCATGATTCTCTATTAATCATTTTTGCTGTTTATGCAGTTTATAAGATTGTTGAACATAATGCGGGGTCAAGTTCAGGTTCCCCATACGGTAAATTAAGTTGTGTCAGGGCAGTATTGTCTGCGGCAACTGAGCTTCCGTTGTTTGCAGCTATCATATTTGTTTATTTGATAACCGGTTCAATGAATATAGGAGAAATCATTAACTACCAGTCTGTTCATGGTCCGTTAATATTTTCAATTCCTCTTGCAGCTTTAATGTTCTTTATGCTGATTATTACAAAATCACCATATTCTCCATTTGCAATAACAAAAGATAAGGCTTTGGTTTCAGGTTTTGAAACTGAACACTTTGGATTTTTAAGAGGATTTATGTTATTTTCAGAATCTATTGCATGGTATGTGCTGTTGTGGGTATTTTTAACAATATTTTTCGGTCCGTTAAATGCAGTGGGATATTTAATCGGAATGATTGCAATCACATTCATTACAGGTTTCATTAATGCTACAACTCCTGTTTTAAGTCCGAACCATTCAGTTATGGCTCTAATTACAGTTGGAGCAATATGTTTCTTTGGAACAATAATTATGATATTTGGAGGGGTGGTGTTATGA
- a CDS encoding energy-converting hydrogenase subunit EhaL family protein has protein sequence MLDYMIYILVFAVGLILGLLYSYKLHGEPYVADSGFNVPLAIGSVVGWCLGFNSGNVILSSVGFLLSGFVMGGRPGYGRKETVLGLIIAIILYFLLNSGMM, from the coding sequence ATGTTAGACTATATGATTTATATACTAGTATTTGCTGTAGGGCTTATTCTTGGTTTACTTTACAGTTATAAACTGCATGGGGAACCTTATGTTGCAGATTCAGGATTTAATGTGCCTTTGGCTATAGGTTCTGTTGTAGGTTGGTGTTTAGGTTTTAACTCAGGAAATGTAATTCTCTCCTCTGTTGGTTTTCTCTTATCAGGGTTTGTAATGGGTGGAAGACCTGGATATGGTAGAAAAGAAACTGTATTGGGTTTAATAATTGCAATTATTTTATATTTCTTATTGAATAGCGGTATGATGTGA
- a CDS encoding DUF1959 family protein, translated as MDEEAKLRVMQERIIKSYAWQRDIVVPLSREFECTVEELEELFYNLFDMDSLEGLHGTFMSASDIGLYEKFNADLRLCWFVDSLNAIPYEEGKKLRIKLMKEVKNGKSYDDALKEGKLELFELLKKEVKY; from the coding sequence ATGGATGAGGAAGCTAAATTAAGAGTAATGCAAGAAAGAATAATAAAAAGTTATGCTTGGCAAAGAGATATTGTAGTTCCGCTTTCCAGGGAATTTGAATGTACCGTTGAAGAATTGGAGGAATTGTTCTATAATTTATTTGATATGGACTCTCTTGAAGGATTGCATGGAACATTTATGTCAGCAAGTGATATTGGTTTGTATGAAAAATTTAACGCTGATTTGAGATTATGCTGGTTTGTTGATTCATTAAATGCAATACCTTACGAAGAAGGCAAAAAATTAAGAATAAAACTAATGAAAGAAGTTAAAAACGGCAAATCTTATGATGATGCATTAAAAGAAGGTAAATTAGAATTATTTGAATTATTAAAAAAAGAAGTTAAATACTGA
- a CDS encoding NADH-quinone oxidoreductase subunit B family protein, with protein sequence MLDAVKDAVRKSSIHVCVVNCGGCNGCDVEVVALLSPRYDLEQYGIYVQNNPREADVLLLTGAVTEQWTDNLKRIYDKAPEPKIVVAVGNCPQSGDVFNQEGGHVHAPASNFIPVDAAIPGCPPRPSEILEAILAVGPQAIADRGREEK encoded by the coding sequence ATGTTAGATGCTGTTAAAGATGCTGTGAGGAAAAGCTCAATTCATGTTTGTGTTGTAAATTGTGGAGGATGCAATGGGTGTGATGTGGAAGTTGTTGCATTATTGTCTCCAAGATATGATTTAGAGCAATATGGTATTTATGTTCAAAATAATCCTCGTGAAGCTGATGTCTTATTGTTAACCGGTGCAGTCACTGAACAATGGACTGATAATTTAAAAAGGATTTATGATAAAGCTCCAGAACCGAAAATTGTTGTAGCGGTTGGGAACTGTCCTCAATCCGGAGATGTATTTAATCAGGAAGGAGGTCATGTTCATGCCCCTGCATCTAATTTTATTCCAGTTGATGCAGCTATTCCTGGATGTCCGCCTAGGCCTAGTGAAATTTTAGAAGCCATTCTTGCTGTAGGTCCACAAGCTATTGCAGATAGGGGGAGGGAAGAAAAATGA